From a region of the Haematobia irritans isolate KBUSLIRL chromosome 4, ASM5000362v1, whole genome shotgun sequence genome:
- the fd102C gene encoding forkhead domain 102C produces MDSLVPAGAYASPILTRGITSIRQVTLPTSFPQNDACNQTTIKSFCLTSKCSSYDELKPQLSYIGLIAISILSSKENKLVLSDIYQYILNKYPYFRTRGPGWRNSVRHNLSLNDCFIKSNRSHNGKGHYWTIHPANMEDFRNGDFRRRRAQHRVRKHMGFISDSDHPSIVSPPPNYEMKSLKQFCAKDVVCKEISYNAINKNVFLDFLCSHYTHSKFNLQNNKLFISSDDLHNTTNILSTCEQTSASKRQSICTSFSNRDIEPRIKFLFAPQFNYINETFNLPMNSILKHKENDSSLEIVLPCNGKSLKAPETDTSIPIITQTVNTGDKRKRQFDVASLLAPDNNQTTQCKALSNVNVVPPISPKSLNLSSDEVKDSCNRLYEKAEKSEIFLLNTYISGTSHKEAMCVNKVS; encoded by the coding sequence ACATCTATTCGCCAGGTTACCCTACCAACTAGCTTTCCACAAAACGATGCATGCAACCAAACCACAATAAAGTCATTTTGTTTGACATCGAAATGTTCATCTTACGATGAACTAAAACCACAGCTCAGTTACATTGGACTCATCGCAATTTCTATCCTCAGCAGTAAAGAGAACAAACTTGTATTGTCGGACATCTATCAGtacattttgaataaatatcCATATTTTCGGACACGCGGACCGGGTTGGAGGAATTCGGTTCGTCACAATTTATCCTTGAATGATTGTTTTATTAAATCGAATCGAAGTCACAACGGCAAAGGACATTACTGGACAATCCACCCGGCCAACATGGAGGACTTTCGCAATGGCGATTTTCGACGACGGCGAGCACAACACAGAGTTAGAAAGCACATGGGATTCATTTCAGACAGCGACCATCCTAGCATCGTCAGCCCTCCTCCGAACTATGAAATGAAGTCTCTGAAGCAATTTTGTGCAAAAGATGTAGTGTGCAAAGAAATCTCGTATAATGccataaacaaaaatgtatttttagattttttgtgcAGTCATTACACTCActcgaaatttaatttgcaaaataacaaattatttatatCTTCGGATGATTTGCATAATACCACCAATATCTTGTCGACTTGCGAACAAACGTCTGCGTCAAAACGTCAAAGCATTTGCACATCCTTTTCCAATAGAGATATCGAGCCGagaattaaatttctatttgcTCCTCAATTCAATTACATCAACGAGACGTTCAATTTGCCTATGAATTCGATTCTCAAACACAAAGAAAACGATTCAAGTCTGGAAATAGTGTTACCCTGCAATGGGAAAAGTTTAAAAGCGCCCGAAACTGATACATCAATTCCAATAATTACACAAACAGTTAATACTGGTGACAAACGTAAACGACAATTCGATGTAGCATCACTCTTGGCCCCAGACAACAATCAAACTACTCAATGCAAGGCTTTGTCTAATGTGAATGTGGTTCCCCCAATCTCGCCTAAAAGTCTCAACCTTTCCAGTGACGAAGTCAAAGATAGTTGCAACCGATTATACGAGAAGGCTGAAAAATCAGAGATATTTTTACTTAACACTTACATATCGGGGACGAGCCATAAGGAagcaatgtgcgtgaataaagtaTCCTGA